A window from Methylocystis sp. MJC1 encodes these proteins:
- the scpB gene encoding SMC-Scp complex subunit ScpB, whose translation MSRRVSRFDRALSDLPEGMRWREWMGRVEAAIFASPQPVPRETLAHLVGDACRLDELLADIATELKARPYEIVFVAGGFQFRTRPRHAEALRSLNETKDAGPPAFTRLEMLALSAIAYQQPVTRAELSRLAGRDISRDVLGRLKSCGVISPGPRAPEPGAPIAWVTTPRFLEAFALGSLRDLPDLDALDALDAAGVLGRDIDVEVEGALDEALGLMEEGGVEADDTALDETEAEA comes from the coding sequence ATGAGCCGCCGCGTATCCCGCTTCGATCGCGCCCTTTCCGACCTGCCCGAGGGGATGCGCTGGCGGGAGTGGATGGGGCGCGTCGAGGCGGCGATCTTCGCCTCGCCTCAACCCGTCCCCCGCGAGACGCTCGCCCACCTCGTCGGCGACGCCTGCCGGCTCGACGAGCTTCTCGCCGACATCGCCACCGAGCTCAAGGCGCGCCCTTACGAGATTGTCTTCGTCGCCGGAGGCTTTCAGTTCCGCACGCGCCCGCGCCACGCCGAGGCGCTGCGGTCGCTCAACGAGACGAAAGACGCCGGCCCGCCCGCTTTCACCAGGCTCGAAATGCTGGCGCTCTCGGCCATCGCCTATCAGCAGCCGGTCACCCGCGCCGAACTCTCGCGCCTCGCCGGCCGCGACATCAGCCGCGACGTCCTCGGCCGGTTGAAGAGCTGTGGCGTCATCTCGCCCGGTCCGCGCGCCCCGGAGCCCGGCGCGCCGATCGCCTGGGTGACGACGCCGCGTTTCCTAGAAGCCTTCGCGCTCGGCAGCCTGCGGGATCTCCCGGATCTCGACGCGCTCGACGCGCTCGACGCCGCGGGCGTCTTGGGGCGAGACATTGACGTCGAGGTCGAAGGCGCGCTCGACGAGGCGCTCGGGCTCATGGAGGAGGGGGGCGTGGAGGCGGACGATACAGCGCTCGACGAAACGGAAGCCGAGGCGTGA
- a CDS encoding DUF1403 family protein, whose translation MTLVDSDPTPDVISATPSGPKRARRAAAPAAVKHRQIQPLPRWARPQKTERDAAAFVAGAGLAFFDQILRGGACGADVSSAAQDPAEPVYAGCLRQRLALRAAESCATLCRLREDAGALRDAEHLAGGSETSPAGRIHRLFRLLAGRPARFEAATLAAALSLLGLSASLDVGSGAKALQSCVADAPDPLAVAARASAVAMKLCAAGSALDAEIFALWIADLALANRLDWSRPVPLLAVAILHPSLRRGLNGKRPRPSDEDWLDAVAVAYGLAVAEAHALAADLARRTEKLTTVAPSLRARGAGRVVDMVLADDGVTPAAAAARVGMSDRAARRLFDRLVALGAVRELTGRETFRIYGL comes from the coding sequence ATGACGCTTGTCGATTCGGACCCGACGCCCGACGTGATCTCAGCCACGCCATCCGGCCCCAAGCGGGCGCGCCGCGCCGCCGCCCCAGCGGCCGTGAAGCATCGGCAAATTCAACCGCTTCCGCGCTGGGCGCGCCCTCAGAAAACGGAGCGGGACGCGGCGGCCTTTGTCGCCGGCGCGGGGCTCGCCTTCTTTGACCAAATCCTGCGCGGCGGCGCGTGCGGCGCCGATGTTTCGAGCGCCGCACAAGACCCCGCCGAGCCGGTCTATGCCGGCTGCCTGCGCCAGCGCCTCGCGCTCCGCGCCGCCGAATCTTGCGCGACGCTCTGCCGGCTGCGCGAGGACGCGGGGGCCTTGCGCGACGCCGAACATCTCGCCGGGGGCAGTGAGACCAGCCCGGCGGGGCGCATCCACCGGCTGTTCCGGCTCCTTGCGGGGCGCCCCGCGCGCTTTGAGGCGGCGACGCTCGCGGCCGCCCTGTCGCTTCTCGGCCTGTCCGCGTCGCTCGATGTCGGCTCGGGCGCCAAAGCCTTGCAAAGTTGCGTGGCCGATGCGCCGGATCCGCTCGCCGTGGCGGCCCGCGCCAGCGCGGTCGCCATGAAACTTTGCGCCGCAGGGTCAGCGCTCGACGCTGAAATCTTCGCGCTGTGGATCGCCGATCTCGCCCTCGCGAACCGTCTCGACTGGTCGCGGCCGGTTCCCTTACTCGCCGTCGCGATTCTGCATCCATCGCTGCGCCGTGGACTAAATGGCAAACGACCGCGGCCGTCGGACGAGGATTGGCTCGACGCGGTCGCTGTCGCCTATGGCCTCGCCGTGGCGGAGGCGCATGCCCTCGCCGCCGATCTGGCGCGGCGCACCGAAAAGCTCACGACGGTCGCACCATCCTTGCGGGCGCGCGGCGCGGGTCGGGTCGTCGACATGGTGCTTGCCGACGACGGCGTCACGCCCGCCGCCGCCGCGGCCCGCGTCGGCATGTCGGATCGCGCCGCGCGGCGTCTCTTCGATCGCCTCGTCGCGCTCGGCGCGGTGCGTGAGCTCACCGGGCGCGAGACCTTCAGGATCTACGGGCTATGA
- a CDS encoding TniQ family protein: MSRRLPIAPRPHDDELLSSWQGRVACRYGVDREALGLSLGLPAALAAPRGFAAADYAPDLGVAAAWAQACRLDPARIESLALKRRREQDRYVWAHEAGGAFVGFPACPACLDEDAKAGRDHYLRRPWLRVEALLCARHELFLVEDCAWCGARGFGFVLLDGAARLACRRCGAVVHHASLEGGEPSPREKAVLAALGATPPDDDAMATARLLWSLPRPGMARRPLLFGMVGHPRSTRGMARDRAAPLSTASLDWRMATWIGVAQLLDRAGAREVFGPPRFALDQLKAWTRSRPPAQPRARMGLRPAA; the protein is encoded by the coding sequence GTGAGCCGTCGCTTGCCGATTGCGCCGCGCCCCCATGACGATGAACTGTTGTCGTCGTGGCAGGGGCGGGTCGCTTGCCGCTATGGCGTGGACCGGGAGGCCCTCGGCCTTTCGCTCGGCCTTCCTGCAGCGCTCGCCGCGCCGAGGGGCTTCGCCGCCGCCGACTACGCGCCCGACCTCGGGGTCGCCGCCGCGTGGGCGCAGGCTTGCCGGCTGGACCCGGCGCGGATCGAAAGCTTGGCGCTGAAGCGCCGACGCGAGCAGGATCGCTATGTGTGGGCCCATGAGGCAGGGGGCGCCTTCGTCGGATTTCCAGCGTGTCCAGCCTGTCTCGACGAGGATGCGAAGGCGGGCCGCGACCACTATCTGCGACGCCCTTGGCTTCGGGTGGAAGCGCTGCTGTGCGCTCGACACGAGCTCTTTCTCGTCGAGGACTGCGCGTGGTGTGGCGCGCGCGGCTTTGGTTTCGTGCTGCTGGACGGCGCGGCGCGCCTCGCCTGCCGGCGCTGCGGGGCGGTCGTCCACCACGCATCCCTAGAGGGCGGGGAGCCGTCGCCCAGGGAAAAGGCGGTCCTCGCCGCGCTTGGCGCGACGCCGCCGGATGACGACGCCATGGCGACGGCGCGTCTCTTGTGGTCGCTGCCGCGTCCCGGCATGGCGCGGCGACCGCTCCTTTTTGGGATGGTCGGCCATCCACGATCCACGCGCGGCATGGCCCGGGATCGCGCCGCGCCGCTTTCGACCGCAAGCCTCGACTGGCGCATGGCGACCTGGATCGGCGTGGCGCAGCTGCTGGATCGCGCCGGCGCGCGCGAGGTCTTTGGCCCCCCGAGGTTCGCGCTCGATCAGCTGAAAGCCTGGACGCGATCCCGGCCGCCTGCACAGCCCCGGGCGCGGATGGGGCTGCGTCCGGCGGCGTGA
- a CDS encoding TniB family NTP-binding protein: MTKITSDAGAADYGHILPAYRAHAAECDAARIAWIRSDRWIATARAEEALSRLEDLLTYPPRDRMPCLLIYGDTGMGKTKILRKFLRDHPPRFDGRTGVTSAPIAAMQMPAEPLESDFYSELLTALQAPAPIEARTHRLKETCRALMKSLGVRMLVIDEVHALLAGTFRQQRIFLNALRFLANDLRAPLVCAGTDLACQALLTDPQLAERFEAFHLDRWKNDRRLAELLISLAGVLPLRRPSALQTAEMRRRVLELTDGVTVRIFRLVESAAIAAIRSGEERITAQSFLAPDLAPPLAAMSRNMDARLARAAAR; this comes from the coding sequence GTGACCAAGATCACGAGCGATGCCGGGGCCGCGGATTACGGCCATATCTTGCCGGCCTACCGGGCGCACGCGGCCGAGTGCGACGCCGCGCGCATCGCGTGGATCCGGTCCGATCGATGGATTGCGACGGCGCGAGCCGAAGAGGCGCTGTCACGGCTCGAGGATCTTTTGACCTATCCGCCGCGCGACCGCATGCCCTGCCTGCTGATTTACGGCGACACTGGCATGGGCAAGACCAAGATCCTGCGCAAGTTTCTCAGGGACCACCCGCCGCGCTTCGACGGCAGGACCGGGGTGACTTCCGCGCCGATCGCGGCGATGCAGATGCCGGCGGAACCGCTCGAGAGCGACTTTTACAGCGAGCTGTTGACCGCGCTGCAGGCGCCGGCGCCGATCGAAGCGCGAACGCACCGGCTCAAGGAAACCTGTCGCGCGCTCATGAAAAGCCTCGGCGTTCGGATGCTCGTCATCGACGAGGTGCACGCCTTGCTCGCAGGCACGTTTCGGCAGCAGAGGATTTTTCTCAACGCCCTTCGGTTCCTGGCAAACGATCTGAGGGCGCCGCTGGTCTGCGCCGGGACGGATCTCGCCTGCCAGGCGCTTTTGACTGACCCGCAGCTCGCCGAGCGCTTCGAGGCCTTCCATCTCGACCGCTGGAAGAACGATCGCCGCTTGGCGGAGCTTTTGATCAGCTTGGCGGGCGTGCTTCCGCTGCGCCGGCCGTCGGCGCTGCAAACGGCCGAGATGAGGCGGCGCGTCCTCGAACTGACCGACGGCGTGACGGTCCGCATCTTTCGGCTCGTCGAAAGCGCGGCGATTGCGGCGATCCGGTCGGGGGAGGAGCGGATCACGGCGCAAAGTTTCCTCGCCCCCGACCTCGCGCCGCCGTTGGCGGCGATGAGTCGGAACATGGATGCGCGGCTCGCACGCGCGGCGGCCCGGTGA
- a CDS encoding Mu transposase C-terminal domain-containing protein, with translation MTRIDKLDVDDERWREASVRAAVIRPLIAQDTVHPQAIRDACRELGVRKTRLYELIERFRASPVVSSLVAGRRGPKKGSSRLTLEQDQLIDGAIKEFYRTRQKPSVNALRRRLRQLCQQRGMRPPSWDAIKARVARTDERLLVQDREGSQAARARFAPVVGEYHASHALEVVQIDHTKVDVFVVDSVHREPIGRPWLTLAIDVASRMVAGFYVSLEAPSSTSVALAIQHLVLPKEPWLARLGIAAEWPVAGLPDALHLDNAKEFKARALARGCEEHGVRLIYRPVARPHYGGHIERLIGTMMGAAHLLPGTTFSNVADLGDYDSAKQAVMTLDELERWLALEVVRYHSESHAALKQPPVAAWREALAARPAPPSHPKDPAEFLLDFLPFKERKIRRDGVRLFDLRYWDDVLSPWAGRLRRRLRIKYDPRDLSKVFVEDPDGGHWPVRIADLSRPRITLAEHRQAQAVLRARGRSLVDERLIFETVEQQRALEAAAATATRSARRQTERRERALAASTEALGSATAMAALKDGEDYADLRPLKVEEWS, from the coding sequence GTGACAAGGATCGACAAGCTCGACGTCGATGACGAACGCTGGCGCGAGGCCTCGGTGCGCGCCGCGGTGATCCGTCCGCTGATCGCGCAGGACACTGTCCATCCGCAAGCAATCCGCGACGCCTGTCGGGAGCTCGGCGTCAGAAAAACGCGGCTTTATGAGCTGATCGAACGGTTCCGCGCCTCGCCCGTCGTCAGCTCGCTCGTGGCCGGGCGGCGCGGTCCGAAGAAAGGATCCAGCCGGCTTACGCTGGAACAAGACCAGCTCATCGACGGCGCAATCAAGGAATTCTATCGCACGCGGCAGAAGCCGAGCGTCAACGCGCTGCGCCGGCGTTTGCGTCAGTTATGCCAGCAGCGCGGCATGCGCCCGCCGTCGTGGGACGCGATCAAAGCTCGGGTCGCGCGTACGGACGAGCGCTTGCTCGTGCAAGACCGGGAGGGATCGCAGGCTGCTCGCGCGCGCTTTGCGCCGGTCGTTGGCGAATACCATGCGAGCCATGCGCTCGAAGTCGTGCAAATCGATCACACCAAGGTTGATGTGTTCGTGGTCGATTCCGTGCATCGCGAACCGATCGGGCGGCCGTGGCTGACCCTGGCGATCGATGTCGCCAGCCGCATGGTGGCGGGGTTTTACGTCTCGCTCGAAGCGCCGTCGTCGACATCTGTGGCGTTGGCCATCCAGCATCTCGTTTTGCCGAAGGAGCCCTGGCTGGCGCGGCTGGGCATCGCCGCGGAATGGCCGGTCGCCGGGCTTCCCGATGCGCTGCATCTCGACAACGCCAAGGAGTTCAAGGCGCGCGCGCTCGCGCGCGGTTGCGAGGAGCATGGCGTTCGATTGATTTATCGTCCGGTGGCGCGGCCGCACTACGGCGGCCATATCGAGCGGCTGATCGGTACGATGATGGGTGCGGCGCATCTGCTGCCGGGCACGACATTTTCGAATGTGGCCGATCTCGGCGACTACGACTCCGCCAAGCAGGCCGTGATGACTCTCGACGAGCTGGAGCGATGGCTGGCGCTGGAAGTGGTCCGGTATCACAGCGAGTCGCACGCTGCATTGAAGCAGCCGCCGGTCGCGGCGTGGCGCGAGGCTTTGGCCGCCCGGCCGGCGCCGCCGTCGCATCCCAAAGATCCGGCGGAGTTTCTTCTCGATTTCTTGCCGTTCAAGGAGCGCAAGATTCGGCGTGACGGCGTGCGCTTGTTCGACCTGCGTTATTGGGACGACGTTCTGAGTCCCTGGGCAGGGCGGCTGCGGCGCCGGCTCAGGATCAAATATGATCCGCGCGATCTCTCGAAAGTTTTCGTCGAGGATCCCGACGGCGGCCACTGGCCGGTGCGTATCGCTGATCTTAGCCGCCCGCGCATCACGCTGGCGGAGCACCGACAAGCGCAAGCCGTGCTGAGGGCGCGTGGGCGATCGCTCGTCGACGAGCGTCTGATTTTCGAAACCGTCGAGCAGCAGCGCGCTCTGGAGGCGGCGGCCGCCACGGCCACCCGCTCGGCGCGCCGTCAAACCGAGCGGCGCGAGCGCGCCCTGGCGGCGTCGACGGAGGCGCTGGGATCGGCGACGGCGATGGCGGCGCTCAAGGACGGTGAAGACTACGCCGATTTGCGTCCCTTGAAGGTGGAGGAATGGTCGTGA
- a CDS encoding TniQ family protein, translated as MTTEALASLLPVAPRPAAEERLSSWLSRVAGIYGMSANALLAHFGLTEVSALTLEQGLSAGQGALIAARAGLSAQTIDGMTFAALAPHARCLIAPSARYFCPSCAKSPAIGRKAAALPWTFWCSVHGVRLWGRDKRPMQSFLPESVLERLDPPARRGAARLAAWAEDRDAIGETGAPTVSDLLRFLTASYRRPSPPSLAEQPLLSLEARRANHAFLTRPIARQALLVVAPEYDRFAPVLAKPVRPGLAALAGGSLLQNYALAVGVARLTENPVEHAAAALAAADAEGETSLRRVLGAWPWTTRRRIEAHLRCLTDSKSVAKTHRVGAHCGPVPQIMLESHKFRVFSSHKL; from the coding sequence TTGACCACAGAGGCGCTCGCCTCGCTTCTCCCTGTCGCGCCGCGACCGGCGGCCGAGGAGCGCCTGTCGTCATGGTTGTCCCGGGTTGCGGGGATTTACGGCATGTCGGCGAATGCGCTCCTCGCCCATTTCGGGCTCACGGAAGTCTCGGCGCTGACGCTGGAGCAGGGCCTGTCGGCGGGGCAGGGGGCCTTGATCGCGGCGCGCGCCGGGCTGAGCGCGCAAACGATCGACGGCATGACATTCGCCGCCCTGGCGCCGCACGCCCGTTGCCTGATCGCGCCGAGCGCCAGATATTTCTGCCCGAGCTGCGCCAAGAGCCCCGCGATCGGCCGCAAGGCCGCGGCGCTGCCCTGGACGTTTTGGTGTTCCGTGCACGGCGTCCGGCTGTGGGGGCGCGACAAGCGGCCGATGCAGAGCTTTCTTCCCGAAAGCGTTCTCGAACGCCTCGATCCGCCCGCCAGGCGCGGCGCCGCCCGGTTGGCGGCCTGGGCCGAGGATCGCGACGCCATCGGCGAGACGGGCGCGCCGACGGTTTCGGATCTGCTGCGATTCCTGACCGCCTCCTATCGTCGCCCGTCGCCGCCGTCCCTGGCGGAGCAGCCGCTGCTCTCGCTGGAGGCGCGCCGCGCCAACCATGCCTTTTTGACCCGGCCGATCGCCCGACAGGCCCTGCTTGTCGTGGCGCCGGAATACGACCGCTTCGCGCCCGTGCTCGCCAAGCCGGTTCGCCCTGGGCTGGCCGCCCTCGCAGGCGGCTCGCTGCTGCAGAACTACGCTTTGGCGGTCGGCGTGGCGCGCCTGACCGAAAACCCCGTCGAGCACGCCGCGGCGGCGCTGGCGGCGGCCGACGCCGAGGGGGAAACAAGCCTACGCCGAGTTTTGGGGGCGTGGCCCTGGACGACGCGCCGGCGCATCGAGGCCCATTTGCGATGTCTCACGGACTCCAAGTCGGTCGCCAAAACGCATCGGGTTGGGGCCCATTGCGGCCCAGTTCCACAAATTATGCTCGAATCCCACAAATTTCGGGTCTTTTCGTCCCATAAATTGTGA
- a CDS encoding TniB family NTP-binding protein, whose amino-acid sequence MTEDFEHLFASSRPIAALSSDERLRRIRADRWINYPRAQQALTMLEDLISFPRRARMPNLLIVGESGMGKTMIVEKFARDHPAYFDPVNGLKRMPVVLVQMVSGPDEARFYKRLLAAIGAPEPSRPTLGALENVALRVLEQAQPGMLVIDEVHSLQAGTVREQARFLNMLRFLGNELRIPLVCVGTQQARNSLRTDEQLVRRFEAIALPPWRNDQDFAALIGSLQRTLPLRRESEIGERALKSILETTGGVTAAIFSLMTRLAVAAIVSGEERIMGSDFEDAKTASSLLGEAV is encoded by the coding sequence ATGACTGAGGATTTTGAGCATTTGTTCGCTTCGAGCCGTCCGATCGCGGCCTTGAGTTCGGACGAGCGCCTCCGCCGGATTCGCGCGGACCGGTGGATCAACTACCCGCGGGCGCAGCAGGCGCTGACGATGCTCGAGGACCTCATCTCGTTTCCGCGGCGGGCCCGCATGCCCAATCTGCTGATTGTCGGCGAATCCGGCATGGGCAAGACGATGATCGTCGAAAAGTTCGCGCGCGATCACCCCGCTTATTTCGACCCCGTCAACGGGCTCAAGCGCATGCCGGTCGTGCTCGTCCAGATGGTCTCGGGGCCGGATGAAGCGCGCTTTTACAAGCGGCTCCTGGCGGCAATCGGCGCGCCGGAGCCGTCCCGGCCGACGCTGGGCGCGCTGGAGAATGTGGCGCTACGCGTGCTGGAGCAGGCGCAACCAGGCATGCTGGTCATCGACGAGGTCCATAGCCTGCAGGCGGGCACGGTGCGCGAGCAGGCGCGGTTCCTGAACATGTTGCGGTTTCTGGGCAACGAGCTGCGCATTCCGCTCGTCTGCGTCGGCACCCAGCAAGCCCGCAATTCACTCAGGACGGACGAACAACTCGTGCGCCGCTTCGAGGCCATCGCGCTCCCTCCCTGGCGGAACGACCAGGATTTCGCGGCATTGATCGGAAGTTTGCAGCGCACTCTGCCGTTGCGCCGGGAAAGCGAGATCGGCGAGCGGGCGCTCAAGAGCATCCTCGAGACGACGGGTGGCGTCACGGCCGCGATCTTCTCGTTGATGACGCGGCTGGCCGTCGCCGCCATCGTGAGCGGCGAGGAGCGGATCATGGGATCCGATTTCGAGGACGCTAAGACGGCCTCGTCGCTCTTGGGAGAGGCAGTTTGA
- a CDS encoding Mu transposase C-terminal domain-containing protein produces MDIGDIDPNEWAAAQRRAEVLSKLPERPSGEQIRDAMATLGVGRTTLFRWLKRFRESARTSALAPRRRGPHSGMRPLAPDVLAVVETHFREFYATRRRPTLTRFWAEVAADCRRQGFPVPSIRRLRRWLDRQDEAELLRQREGKGKSEPVFLATPGTLEATAPLAIVQMDHTKVDVTVVDPITRLPIGRPTLTLAIDVATRMAMGFHLSLDPPSLAAVALCLTHAVMDKTSWLAARGIEAEWPARGIPRIIHVDNGAEFHALAFERACAEHGVDLVYRPPGTPRFGGHIERLIGTMMGAVHLIPGSHFSNIRERGDLDPERQAVMTLRELETYFALEIVGAYQARIHKALGAPPAAVWRARIGEVAVRMPSDVRRFLIDFLPAEQRVLQRDGLHLHHIRYWSDELRWHMGRGAEKLTVKYDPRDLSVVFVRVGEGYLEARPADRTRPSIALWEQRAALRALREAGRRAVDEELIFSTILAQRALVDEAVRTTKAMRRDAARRPRSSAPKTIEAPQAAEPRAADPPLVLPYFEVEEWDD; encoded by the coding sequence ATGGATATTGGCGACATCGACCCGAACGAATGGGCGGCGGCGCAACGGCGGGCGGAGGTTCTCTCCAAGCTGCCGGAGCGGCCTTCGGGCGAGCAAATCCGCGACGCCATGGCGACGCTCGGGGTCGGCCGGACGACGTTATTTCGGTGGTTGAAGCGGTTTCGGGAGAGCGCTCGAACCAGCGCGTTGGCGCCGCGCCGTCGTGGCCCCCACTCGGGGATGCGTCCGCTGGCGCCTGATGTTCTCGCGGTTGTCGAGACGCATTTCCGGGAGTTTTACGCGACGCGGCGGCGTCCCACGTTGACGCGGTTCTGGGCCGAGGTCGCCGCCGATTGTCGACGCCAGGGATTCCCGGTTCCGTCCATTCGCCGTCTGCGTCGCTGGCTCGATCGCCAGGACGAGGCCGAACTGCTCCGACAGCGGGAAGGCAAGGGCAAGTCGGAGCCGGTTTTTCTGGCGACGCCGGGAACGCTGGAGGCGACCGCGCCACTGGCGATCGTGCAGATGGATCACACCAAGGTGGATGTGACCGTCGTGGACCCCATCACGCGGCTTCCCATTGGCCGGCCGACGCTGACGCTGGCGATCGACGTCGCCACGCGGATGGCGATGGGCTTCCATCTGTCGCTCGATCCGCCCTCGCTGGCGGCGGTCGCGCTGTGTCTGACCCATGCGGTGATGGACAAGACGAGTTGGCTGGCGGCGCGCGGGATCGAGGCGGAGTGGCCGGCGCGGGGAATCCCCCGCATCATCCATGTCGACAATGGCGCCGAATTCCATGCGCTGGCTTTTGAGCGCGCCTGCGCCGAACACGGCGTGGACCTCGTTTATCGGCCGCCGGGAACGCCTCGTTTCGGCGGCCACATCGAGCGGCTGATCGGGACGATGATGGGGGCGGTCCATCTCATTCCCGGGTCGCATTTTTCCAACATCCGCGAACGCGGCGATCTCGATCCGGAGCGGCAGGCGGTGATGACCTTGCGCGAGCTCGAGACCTATTTCGCCCTTGAAATTGTTGGGGCTTATCAAGCGCGGATCCACAAGGCGCTCGGGGCGCCGCCGGCGGCGGTCTGGCGGGCTCGCATCGGTGAGGTCGCGGTGCGCATGCCCAGCGACGTCAGGCGGTTCCTGATCGATTTCCTTCCCGCCGAGCAGCGCGTTTTGCAGCGCGACGGCCTGCATCTCCATCACATCCGCTACTGGTCGGACGAGCTGCGCTGGCACATGGGGAGAGGCGCGGAAAAACTTACGGTGAAATACGATCCACGCGACCTCTCGGTGGTCTTCGTGCGGGTGGGGGAGGGGTATCTCGAAGCGCGCCCGGCCGATCGAACGCGGCCTTCCATCGCGCTGTGGGAGCAACGGGCGGCATTGCGGGCGCTGCGCGAGGCGGGTCGCCGGGCGGTCGACGAGGAACTGATCTTCTCGACGATCCTCGCTCAGCGCGCCCTGGTGGACGAGGCGGTGCGCACCACCAAGGCGATGCGGCGCGATGCGGCGCGGCGGCCCAGATCGTCGGCGCCGAAGACAATCGAGGCGCCGCAGGCCGCCGAGCCGCGGGCGGCGGACCCGCCGCTGGTCCTGCCCTATTTCGAGGTGGAGGAGTGGGATGACTGA
- a CDS encoding tyrosine-type recombinase/integrase translates to MPTIRQAKNDDIPDADHHGGAPLAERAAAPHLAALSEKARDYARAARSENTQRAYDADWRHFASWLRRQGLDPLPPDPQTVGLYLAACMEASPGRAPLSVTSLERRLSGVCWRYRQLGAPLDASDRHIATVLAGIRRAHGRPPVQKEAIFAEELLAMLATLPNDLRGLRDKAILAIGFAGGLRRSEIVGLDCGAGQSEDGTGWIEVFRPATGAKETRAAGAPEASGDGGLLLTLNGKTGWREVEIGRGSSPVTCPVAMLETWLRLGRISHGPVFRPVARKNGGVAPERLTDKHVARLVQKTALAAGLRGDLPEGERRLAFSGHSLRAGLASSAKIEEAHVQKHLGHASPEMTRRYQRKRDRFKINLTKAAGL, encoded by the coding sequence ATTCCGACAATCCGACAGGCCAAGAACGACGACATTCCGGATGCCGACCACCACGGCGGCGCGCCGCTCGCCGAGCGGGCCGCCGCGCCGCATCTCGCCGCGCTTTCGGAAAAAGCCCGCGATTACGCCCGCGCCGCCCGCTCGGAAAATACCCAGCGCGCCTATGACGCCGATTGGCGGCACTTCGCCTCCTGGCTGCGCCGCCAGGGGCTCGATCCCCTGCCCCCGGACCCGCAAACCGTCGGGCTCTATCTCGCCGCCTGCATGGAAGCGTCGCCCGGCCGCGCGCCGTTGAGCGTCACGTCGCTCGAGCGCCGGCTCTCGGGCGTCTGTTGGCGCTATCGCCAGCTCGGCGCGCCGCTCGACGCCTCGGATCGGCATATCGCGACGGTGCTCGCCGGCATTCGCCGCGCCCATGGCCGCCCGCCGGTCCAGAAAGAAGCGATCTTCGCCGAGGAGCTGCTCGCCATGCTGGCGACGCTCCCCAACGACCTGCGCGGCCTGCGCGACAAAGCCATTCTCGCCATTGGCTTCGCCGGCGGCCTGCGCCGCTCGGAAATCGTCGGACTCGATTGCGGCGCCGGCCAGAGCGAAGACGGGACCGGCTGGATCGAGGTTTTCCGCCCTGCGACCGGCGCCAAGGAAACGCGCGCGGCGGGCGCTCCAGAAGCCTCCGGCGACGGCGGCCTGCTGCTCACCCTCAACGGCAAGACCGGCTGGCGCGAGGTCGAAATCGGCCGCGGCTCCTCCCCCGTCACCTGCCCGGTCGCCATGCTGGAGACCTGGCTGCGGCTCGGACGGATCAGTCACGGGCCGGTGTTTCGTCCCGTCGCCCGCAAGAACGGCGGCGTCGCGCCGGAGCGGCTGACCGACAAACATGTCGCGCGGCTCGTGCAAAAGACGGCGCTTGCCGCAGGCCTGCGCGGCGATCTCCCCGAGGGCGAGCGCCGCCTGGCCTTCTCAGGCCATTCCTTGCGCGCCGGCCTCGCCTCCTCCGCGAAAATCGAGGAGGCGCATGTGCAAAAACACCTCGGCCACGCCTCCCCCGAAATGACCCGGCGCTACCAGCGCAAGCGCGATCGCTTCAAGATCAATCTCACCAAGGCCGCCGGGCTGTGA